A genome region from Physeter macrocephalus isolate SW-GA chromosome 4, ASM283717v5, whole genome shotgun sequence includes the following:
- the BGLAP gene encoding osteocalcin yields the protein MRPLMFLALLALATLCLAGWADAKPRDEESGKGAAFVSKQEGSEVVKRLRRYLDHGLGAPAPYPDPLEPRREVCELNPACDELADHIGFQEAYRRFYGTA from the exons ATGAGACCCCTCATGTTCCTCGCCCTACTGGCCCTGGCCACACTCTGCCTCGCTGGCTGGGCAG ATGCAAAGCCCAGAGATGAGGAGTCTGGCAAAGGTGCAG CCTTTGTGTCCAAGCAGGAGGGCAGCGAGGTGGTGAAGAGACTCAGGCGCTACCTGGATCATGGGCTGGG AGCCCCAGCCCCCTACCCAGATCCGCTGGAGCCCAGGAGGGAGGTGTGTGAGCTCAACCCCGCCTGTGACGAGCTGGCTGACCACATTGGCTTCCAGGAGGCCTATCGGCGCTTCTACGGCACAGCCTAG
- the PAQR6 gene encoding membrane progestin receptor delta isoform X2, translated as MTTGEAGPASPGLKEAAWWSATTRMHARVHSLPWDSVTRSNLDLGEKGPVDRGRYLIPRLPFVSRSTWRCRATMLSLKLPQLLRVHQVFWEDGIMSGYRHPTSSALDCVLSSFQMTNETVNIWTHFLPTWYFLWRLLALAGGQGFRSEPYHWPLLVFLLPACLYPFASCCAHTFSSMSPRARHICYFLDYGALSLYSLGCAFPYAAYSMPASWLHSRLHQLFVPAAALNSFLCTGLSCYSRFPELESPALSKILRTAAFTYPFLFDNLPLFYRLGLCWGRGHSCGQEALSTSHGYHLFCALLTGFLFASHLPERLAPGRFDYIGHSHQLFHICAVLGTHFQLEAVLADMGSRRAWLAMQEPPLGLAGTVATLGLAVAGNLLIIAAFTASLFRAPSTCPLLQGGPLEGNTKAKLQ; from the exons ATGACCACTGGGGAAGCTGGGCCAGCCTCCCCTGGCCTGAAGGAAGCAGCTTGGTGGTCAGCTACCACCCGTATGCATGCCCGTGTACACAGCCTACCCTGGGACTCAGTGACCAGGTCCAACCTGGACCTGGGCGAAAAGGGACCTGTGGATCGGGGCAGATACCTAATTCCCCGCCTGCCCTTTGTCTCTAGGTCAACGTGGAGGTGCCGGGCCACCATGCTCAGTCTCAAGCTGCCCCAACTCCTTCGCGTCCACCAG GTGTTCTGGGAAGATGGTATCATGTCTGGCTACCGCCACCCCACCAGCTCGGCCTTGGACTGTGTCCTCAGCTCCTTCCAGATGACCAACGAGACCGTCAACATCTGGACTCACTTCCTGCCCACCTG GTACTTCCTGTGGCGCCTCCTGGCGCTGGCGGGAGGCCAGGGCTTCCGATCGGAGCCCTACCACTGGCCGCTGCTCGTCTTCCTGCTGCCCGCCTGCCTCTACCCGTTTGCGTCGTGCTGCGCGCACACCTTCAGCTCCATGTCTCCCCGCGCGCGTCACATCTGCTACTTCCTGGACTACGGCGCGCTCAGCCTCTACAGCCTGG gCTGCGCCTTCCCCTATGCCGCCTACTCCATGCCGGCCTCCTGGCTGCACAGCCGCCTGCACCAGCTATTTGTGCCCGCCGCCGCACTCAATTCCTTCCTGTGCACCGGCCTCTCCTGCTACTCCCG GTTCCCCGAGCTAGAAAGCCCTGCGCTCAGTAAGATCCTCCGCACGGCCGCCTTCACCTATCCCTTTCTGTTCGACAACCTCCCGCTCTTCTATCGG CTCGGACTGTGCTGGGGCAGGGGCCACAGCTGTGGGCAGGAGGCACTGAGCACCAGCCACGGCTACCACCTCTTCTGCGCGTTGCTCACTGGCTTCCTCTTTGCCTCCCACCTGCCTGAGCGGCTGGCACCAGGACGCTTTGATTACATCG GCCACAGCCACCAGCTATTCCACATCTGTGCAGTGCTGGGCACGCACTTCCAGCTGGAGGCGGTGCTGGCTGATATGGGATCTCGCCGAGCCTGGCTGGCCATGCAGGAACCGCCGCTGGGCCTGGCGGGCACAGTGGCCACACTGGGCTTGGCGGTGGCCGGGAACCTGCTCATCATTGCTGCTTTCACAGCTTCCCTATTTCGGGCTCCCAGTACGTGCCCCCTGCTGCAGGGTGGCCCGCTGGAGGGGAATACAAAGGCCAAACTACAGTGA
- the PAQR6 gene encoding membrane progestin receptor delta isoform X1, with protein sequence MTTGEAGPASPGLKEAAWWSATTRMHARVHSLPWDSVTRSNLDLGEKGPVDRGRYLIPRLPFVSRSTWRCRATMLSLKLPQLLRVHQVPRVFWEDGIMSGYRHPTSSALDCVLSSFQMTNETVNIWTHFLPTWYFLWRLLALAGGQGFRSEPYHWPLLVFLLPACLYPFASCCAHTFSSMSPRARHICYFLDYGALSLYSLGCAFPYAAYSMPASWLHSRLHQLFVPAAALNSFLCTGLSCYSRFPELESPALSKILRTAAFTYPFLFDNLPLFYRLGLCWGRGHSCGQEALSTSHGYHLFCALLTGFLFASHLPERLAPGRFDYIGHSHQLFHICAVLGTHFQLEAVLADMGSRRAWLAMQEPPLGLAGTVATLGLAVAGNLLIIAAFTASLFRAPSTCPLLQGGPLEGNTKAKLQ encoded by the exons ATGACCACTGGGGAAGCTGGGCCAGCCTCCCCTGGCCTGAAGGAAGCAGCTTGGTGGTCAGCTACCACCCGTATGCATGCCCGTGTACACAGCCTACCCTGGGACTCAGTGACCAGGTCCAACCTGGACCTGGGCGAAAAGGGACCTGTGGATCGGGGCAGATACCTAATTCCCCGCCTGCCCTTTGTCTCTAGGTCAACGTGGAGGTGCCGGGCCACCATGCTCAGTCTCAAGCTGCCCCAACTCCTTCGCGTCCACCAGGTCCCCAGG GTGTTCTGGGAAGATGGTATCATGTCTGGCTACCGCCACCCCACCAGCTCGGCCTTGGACTGTGTCCTCAGCTCCTTCCAGATGACCAACGAGACCGTCAACATCTGGACTCACTTCCTGCCCACCTG GTACTTCCTGTGGCGCCTCCTGGCGCTGGCGGGAGGCCAGGGCTTCCGATCGGAGCCCTACCACTGGCCGCTGCTCGTCTTCCTGCTGCCCGCCTGCCTCTACCCGTTTGCGTCGTGCTGCGCGCACACCTTCAGCTCCATGTCTCCCCGCGCGCGTCACATCTGCTACTTCCTGGACTACGGCGCGCTCAGCCTCTACAGCCTGG gCTGCGCCTTCCCCTATGCCGCCTACTCCATGCCGGCCTCCTGGCTGCACAGCCGCCTGCACCAGCTATTTGTGCCCGCCGCCGCACTCAATTCCTTCCTGTGCACCGGCCTCTCCTGCTACTCCCG GTTCCCCGAGCTAGAAAGCCCTGCGCTCAGTAAGATCCTCCGCACGGCCGCCTTCACCTATCCCTTTCTGTTCGACAACCTCCCGCTCTTCTATCGG CTCGGACTGTGCTGGGGCAGGGGCCACAGCTGTGGGCAGGAGGCACTGAGCACCAGCCACGGCTACCACCTCTTCTGCGCGTTGCTCACTGGCTTCCTCTTTGCCTCCCACCTGCCTGAGCGGCTGGCACCAGGACGCTTTGATTACATCG GCCACAGCCACCAGCTATTCCACATCTGTGCAGTGCTGGGCACGCACTTCCAGCTGGAGGCGGTGCTGGCTGATATGGGATCTCGCCGAGCCTGGCTGGCCATGCAGGAACCGCCGCTGGGCCTGGCGGGCACAGTGGCCACACTGGGCTTGGCGGTGGCCGGGAACCTGCTCATCATTGCTGCTTTCACAGCTTCCCTATTTCGGGCTCCCAGTACGTGCCCCCTGCTGCAGGGTGGCCCGCTGGAGGGGAATACAAAGGCCAAACTACAGTGA